The following proteins come from a genomic window of Mycobacterium sp. DL:
- a CDS encoding TetR/AcrR family transcriptional regulator, with the protein MVDGQDTNRRGRPRSEAVRGAVLKAAADLALAGGPAAATVDAIAKRAEVSRTTIYKWWPSASAIVLEGLLDSVRASITRPPGSTSVQAITHHVCALNSLLADPAVGPLLRNVIGASPSDPAIERALLEQWIVPRRAAVAATMREAVGSGELPADVDVEVAVDALVSPPYYRLVFGMAPLDDDAVVRLVHTVWHGCRTPI; encoded by the coding sequence GTGGTCGACGGGCAGGACACGAATCGCCGCGGCCGCCCGCGCAGCGAGGCTGTGCGCGGCGCCGTCCTGAAGGCGGCCGCTGACCTCGCGCTGGCCGGCGGGCCCGCCGCGGCGACGGTCGACGCCATCGCCAAACGAGCCGAGGTCAGCCGCACCACGATCTACAAGTGGTGGCCGTCGGCGTCGGCGATCGTGCTGGAGGGCCTGCTCGACTCGGTGCGCGCGTCGATCACCCGCCCGCCGGGCAGCACCTCGGTGCAGGCGATCACCCATCACGTCTGCGCGCTGAACTCGCTACTGGCCGATCCTGCTGTCGGCCCACTGCTGCGCAACGTGATCGGGGCATCCCCCTCGGATCCCGCCATCGAGCGGGCGCTGCTCGAACAGTGGATCGTCCCGCGCCGCGCCGCGGTCGCCGCCACGATGCGCGAAGCCGTCGGCAGCGGCGAACTGCCTGCCGACGTCGACGTCGAGGTGGCCGTCGACGCCCTGGTGTCACCGCCGTACTACCGGCTGGTGTTCGGGATGGCACCGCTCGACGACGACGCGGTCGTGCGACTGGTACACACGGTGTGGCACGGCTGCCGGACGCCGATCTAG
- a CDS encoding MFS transporter, whose product MRPRRWLAVGAATCAIAWGGNEFTPLLVMYRSSGGFSPLTVDLLLFAYVLGIVPALLIGGPMSDRFGRRPLMLPAPVLAALGSTILALGADSALTLAVGRVFSGIALGLAMAVGGSWIKELSSPPWDDGDAGARRAAMSLTAGFGLGAGVAGVLAEWAPAPTVLAYAINIVLALTAAALLLTAPETRTPRRNRVPAGQHSSFRFWPSLQSSWNAISTDFHRRWFLVVVLPVAPWVFGAGASAYAVLPALMTDRVSGAPIAFSALMCVVTLGVGFTVQHLGRRLGNGGLRAVLAGLVLLALGMGSAAWAASVLTIWAALVAAAMLGAGYGMALLAGLQEIQRIAGPDDLAGLTAVFYSLSYLGFAMPAALAFLSQNWAAFTYPVMFGFGALAAVGCLVVVLVGATRRPAIS is encoded by the coding sequence CTGCGGCCGAGGCGCTGGCTCGCCGTTGGCGCCGCGACCTGTGCTATCGCCTGGGGTGGCAACGAGTTCACGCCACTGCTGGTGATGTACCGGTCCAGTGGCGGGTTCTCCCCACTGACGGTCGACCTGCTGCTGTTCGCCTATGTACTCGGCATCGTGCCCGCGTTGCTCATCGGTGGACCCATGTCGGACCGGTTCGGACGCCGCCCCTTGATGCTTCCCGCGCCGGTCCTGGCAGCACTCGGTTCGACGATTCTTGCGCTGGGCGCCGATTCCGCGCTGACGCTTGCGGTGGGACGGGTGTTCAGCGGAATCGCACTCGGGCTGGCGATGGCTGTGGGCGGAAGCTGGATCAAGGAACTGTCCAGCCCTCCGTGGGACGACGGTGATGCCGGGGCCCGGCGCGCGGCGATGAGCCTCACGGCCGGGTTCGGCCTGGGTGCCGGGGTGGCCGGGGTGCTCGCCGAGTGGGCACCCGCCCCCACGGTCCTGGCCTACGCGATCAACATCGTGCTGGCTCTGACGGCCGCCGCGCTGCTGCTGACCGCACCCGAGACCCGGACACCCCGCCGGAATCGTGTTCCAGCAGGGCAACACTCGAGCTTTCGCTTCTGGCCCTCTTTGCAAAGCTCGTGGAATGCCATTTCCACGGACTTTCATCGCCGGTGGTTTCTGGTGGTGGTGCTCCCCGTCGCTCCGTGGGTGTTCGGCGCGGGCGCTTCGGCGTACGCGGTGCTGCCCGCGCTGATGACCGACCGGGTGTCCGGCGCGCCGATCGCGTTCTCGGCGTTGATGTGTGTCGTCACCCTCGGGGTCGGCTTCACCGTCCAACACCTGGGACGACGACTCGGCAACGGAGGTCTGCGCGCGGTGCTGGCCGGTCTGGTGCTGCTCGCCCTCGGCATGGGGTCCGCCGCCTGGGCGGCATCGGTGTTGACGATCTGGGCGGCCCTGGTCGCTGCCGCGATGCTCGGTGCCGGGTACGGGATGGCGCTGCTGGCCGGCCTCCAGGAGATCCAGCGCATCGCCGGGCCCGATGACCTCGCCGGGCTGACCGCGGTCTTCTACAGCCTGAGCTACCTCGGCTTCGCCATGCCCGCGGCGTTGGCTTTTCTGTCGCAGAACTGGGCCGCGTTCACCTATCCGGTGATGTTCGGCTTCGGTGCGCTCGCAGCGGTCGGGTGCCTGGTCGTCGTACTCGTGGGGGCGACGCGCCGACCGGCAATAAGCTGA
- a CDS encoding 3-ketosteroid-9-alpha-hydroxylase subunit A — protein MSTDTSAGTAGIREIDTGALPDRYARGWHCLGPVKDYLDGKPHGIEIFGTMLVVFADSQGEVKVLDGYCRHMGGNLSQGTVKGDEVACPFHDWRWGGDGKCKLVPYAKRTPRLARTRSWETDVRGGLLFVWHDHEGNPPQPEVRIPEIPEAADDEWTEWRWNTMLIEGSNCREIIDNVTDMAHFFYIHYGLPTYFKNVFEGHIASQYLHNVGRPDIDDMGTTYGEAHLDSEASYFGPSFMINWLHNNYGGFKAESILINCHYPVSQDSFMLQWGVIVEKPKGLDEKTTDKLARVFTEGVSKGFLQDVEIWKHKTRIDNPLLVEEDGAVYQMRRWYQQFYVDVADVAPEMTDRFEMEVDTTAANEKWHVEVEENLRRQAADKEAAEHPSQVS, from the coding sequence GTGAGTACTGACACATCCGCGGGAACCGCGGGTATCCGCGAGATCGACACCGGCGCGCTCCCCGACCGGTACGCCCGGGGCTGGCACTGCCTCGGCCCGGTCAAGGACTACCTCGACGGCAAGCCGCACGGCATCGAGATCTTCGGCACCATGCTCGTCGTCTTCGCCGACTCCCAGGGCGAGGTCAAGGTTCTGGACGGCTACTGCCGCCACATGGGCGGAAACCTCTCCCAGGGGACCGTCAAGGGGGACGAGGTGGCCTGCCCGTTCCACGACTGGCGCTGGGGCGGCGACGGTAAGTGCAAGCTGGTGCCGTACGCAAAACGCACGCCGCGGCTGGCCCGGACCCGTTCGTGGGAGACCGACGTGCGCGGAGGCCTGCTGTTCGTCTGGCACGACCATGAGGGCAACCCACCGCAGCCGGAGGTCCGGATCCCCGAGATCCCCGAGGCCGCCGACGACGAGTGGACCGAGTGGCGGTGGAACACGATGCTCATCGAGGGCTCCAACTGCCGCGAGATCATCGACAACGTCACCGATATGGCCCACTTCTTCTACATCCACTACGGGCTGCCGACGTACTTCAAGAACGTCTTCGAAGGACACATCGCCAGCCAGTACCTGCACAACGTCGGACGGCCGGACATCGACGACATGGGCACCACCTATGGTGAAGCCCACCTCGACTCGGAGGCCTCCTACTTCGGGCCGTCGTTCATGATCAACTGGCTGCACAACAACTACGGCGGCTTCAAGGCGGAGTCCATCCTGATCAACTGTCACTACCCGGTCAGCCAGGACTCGTTCATGCTGCAGTGGGGCGTGATCGTCGAGAAGCCCAAGGGGCTCGACGAGAAGACCACCGACAAACTCGCCAGGGTGTTCACCGAGGGTGTCAGCAAGGGCTTCCTGCAGGACGTCGAGATCTGGAAACACAAGACCCGCATCGACAACCCGCTGCTGGTCGAGGAGGACGGCGCTGTGTACCAAATGCGTCGCTGGTACCAGCAGTTCTATGTCGACGTAGCCGACGTCGCCCCCGAGATGACCGACCGCTTCGAGATGGAGGTCGACACCACCGCGGCCAACGAGAAGTGGCATGTCGAGGTCGAGGAGAACCTCAGGCGCCAGGCCGCCGACAAGGAAGCCGCGGAGCACCCCTCTCAGGTCTCCTGA
- a CDS encoding TIGR03619 family F420-dependent LLM class oxidoreductase produces MQYTCSVAMGPVDQLVEIARTAEEVGFDNIALPDSLFYMEKQAADYPYTPDGSRMWNEDTPWVDPLIAAGAMGAVTSTLRFYTNVMKLGSRNPLLLARQVGSVANLTGNRFGFGVGIGWAPEEFEWCGVPYAKRGKRVDEMIEVIKLVLGGGMVEFHGDFYDFDRLQMGPAPSAPVPFYVGGHTDVALKRAARVGDGWTSAMMTRDQLAETIGKINALRAEFGRAEQPFEFQAVCIDKFGVDGHRELAEAGVTDNIVIPWVFDGLGFDAPIEKKKDSLKRFADTYIHSGWQDS; encoded by the coding sequence ATGCAGTACACCTGCAGCGTCGCCATGGGTCCGGTCGACCAACTCGTCGAGATCGCCAGGACCGCAGAGGAAGTCGGCTTCGACAACATCGCGCTGCCCGACTCGCTGTTCTACATGGAGAAGCAGGCCGCCGACTATCCGTACACACCGGACGGCTCCCGGATGTGGAACGAGGACACCCCGTGGGTCGACCCGCTGATCGCCGCGGGTGCGATGGGTGCGGTGACCTCCACGCTGCGCTTCTACACCAATGTGATGAAGCTCGGTTCCCGCAACCCGTTGCTACTGGCAAGACAGGTGGGCTCGGTGGCGAACCTGACCGGGAACCGGTTCGGGTTCGGCGTCGGGATCGGCTGGGCACCTGAGGAATTCGAATGGTGCGGAGTGCCCTATGCCAAGCGCGGTAAGCGGGTCGACGAGATGATCGAGGTGATCAAACTCGTCCTGGGTGGCGGCATGGTGGAATTCCACGGCGATTTCTACGATTTCGACCGACTGCAGATGGGCCCGGCACCGAGTGCACCCGTGCCGTTTTATGTCGGCGGGCACACCGACGTCGCACTCAAGCGCGCAGCGCGGGTGGGTGACGGCTGGACCAGCGCGATGATGACCCGCGACCAGCTGGCCGAGACGATCGGGAAGATCAATGCGCTGCGCGCCGAGTTCGGAAGAGCGGAGCAGCCGTTCGAGTTCCAGGCGGTGTGCATCGACAAGTTCGGCGTCGACGGCCACCGCGAACTGGCCGAGGCGGGCGTCACCGACAACATCGTCATCCCGTGGGTCTTCGACGGCCTGGGCTTCGACGCCCCGATCGAGAAGAAGAAGGACTCACTGAAACGGTTCGCCGACACCTACATCCACTCTGGCTGGCAGGACAGCTAG
- a CDS encoding TetR/AcrR family transcriptional regulator, with protein MGDRSAAGDADPPRRVRADAQRNIEAVVDAATAVFAESGVDAPVREIASRAGVGVGTLYRHFPQRSDLIVAVFQKEIDACAGAADRLGTTYEPDEALARWLRRYTTLIATKRGLAAALHSGDSAFDSLPGYFDQRMEPALRSLLDAAATAGKIRADVAPGDLLRAVGNLCMPADAESSGHADRMVNLLLDGLRYRSAGD; from the coding sequence ATGGGCGATCGGTCAGCGGCAGGTGACGCCGATCCGCCGCGTCGGGTGCGGGCTGACGCCCAGCGCAACATCGAGGCGGTGGTCGACGCCGCCACGGCGGTGTTCGCCGAATCCGGCGTCGACGCGCCGGTCCGGGAGATCGCCTCGCGAGCGGGCGTCGGCGTCGGGACGCTCTACCGGCACTTCCCGCAACGCTCCGATCTCATCGTCGCGGTGTTCCAGAAGGAGATCGATGCGTGTGCCGGCGCGGCCGACCGCCTCGGGACCACCTACGAACCGGACGAAGCGCTGGCGAGGTGGCTGCGCCGCTATACGACGCTGATCGCCACCAAGCGAGGGTTGGCTGCCGCGTTGCACTCTGGCGATTCGGCGTTCGACTCGCTGCCCGGCTACTTCGATCAACGCATGGAACCTGCGCTGAGATCGCTGCTCGATGCCGCGGCGACAGCAGGCAAGATTCGCGCCGACGTCGCGCCGGGCGATCTCCTCCGTGCGGTGGGCAACCTGTGCATGCCTGCCGACGCCGAGTCGTCGGGTCACGCCGACCGGATGGTGAACCTGCTCCTCGACGGCCTGCGTTACCGGTCCGCCGGCGACTAG
- a CDS encoding SDR family NAD(P)-dependent oxidoreductase has protein sequence MSPETLHNNQHPLGSGFSAAATADEVLDGISLEGLNAVVTGGHSGIGLQTTRALSRAGASVLVGARDPARAAAAVGGYDRVEVGRLDLLDPTSIADFATGWLDTGRPVHILVNCAGMTPPAQRIVDGRGYEAQFVTNHLGHFQLAVDLYPALRAAGGSRVVSVTSGAHRLSDIHWEDVHFVTGYDAGTAYAQSKTANVLFAVELDRRWSGDGIRGYAPHPGVVVGTNLNGSVGEDALRAMGLIDEAGQPLIIPEHGRKTAAQGAATIVFAAASPLLADIGGVYLKDSDVSPVDAEDRPMTNSPDLDIPAEVAPHAINGHSARRLWELSEQLLTG, from the coding sequence ATGTCCCCTGAGACCTTGCACAACAACCAGCATCCACTGGGGTCGGGATTTTCCGCGGCCGCCACGGCGGACGAGGTCCTCGACGGCATCAGCCTGGAGGGCCTCAACGCGGTGGTGACCGGTGGACACTCGGGCATCGGCCTGCAGACGACGCGCGCCTTGAGCAGAGCCGGTGCCTCGGTTCTCGTCGGCGCTCGAGACCCCGCTCGCGCGGCGGCCGCGGTCGGCGGTTACGACCGTGTCGAGGTCGGCCGGCTGGACCTGCTCGATCCGACCTCGATCGCCGACTTCGCCACCGGGTGGCTCGACACCGGCCGACCGGTGCACATCCTGGTCAACTGCGCAGGAATGACCCCACCTGCCCAACGGATAGTCGACGGTCGCGGTTACGAAGCCCAGTTCGTGACGAATCACCTCGGCCATTTCCAGCTGGCAGTGGATCTGTACCCGGCGCTGCGGGCCGCAGGGGGCTCCCGGGTGGTCAGCGTGACCTCCGGCGCCCACCGGCTGTCCGACATCCATTGGGAGGACGTGCATTTTGTCACCGGATACGACGCAGGGACCGCGTACGCACAGTCGAAGACGGCCAATGTCCTGTTTGCCGTGGAGCTGGACCGTCGGTGGTCCGGCGACGGCATCCGGGGCTACGCCCCGCACCCTGGAGTGGTGGTCGGCACGAACCTCAACGGCTCGGTCGGCGAGGACGCGCTTCGGGCGATGGGTCTGATAGACGAGGCGGGACAGCCGCTCATCATTCCCGAGCACGGCCGCAAGACCGCCGCGCAGGGAGCGGCCACCATCGTCTTCGCCGCGGCCAGTCCGCTGTTGGCGGATATCGGTGGGGTTTACCTGAAGGACAGCGACGTCTCCCCCGTGGACGCCGAGGACCGACCGATGACCAACAGTCCCGACCTGGACATCCCGGCCGAGGTGGCGCCCCACGCCATCAACGGGCACTCGGCGCGGCGGCTCTGGGAGCTCAGCGAACAACTCCTCACCGGGTGA